The segment TGTCGGCGTCCAGCCCTGGCAGCGCAATCCGGTCAATGAAGGAAAGTTATGTCCTAAGGGTAACTATGCCTGGGAGTTTATCAATGCCCCAGACCGGCTGACCAAGCCGCTCATCAAGAAAGATGGCAAATTTGTAGAAGCCAGCTGGGATGAAGCGTACAAGCTCATTGCAGAGAAGTTCAAGTCCTACAAGGGTGAAGAGATGGCATGCCTTGCTTCCGCCCGTGTCTCCAATGAGGAGAACTACCTGATGCAGAAGTTTGCCCGTGCGGTCTTAAAGACCCCCAACATCGACCACTGTGCCCGGCTCTGCCATGCGTCCACTGTCGTAGGTCTCGCCGGTGCATTTGGCTCCGGTGCAATGACCCAGTCAATTGCAGATATTGCCGAATCAAAGTGCCTCCTTGTGATCGGAACCAACA is part of the Methanoregula sp. genome and harbors:
- a CDS encoding molybdopterin-dependent oxidoreductase → MDFKYVPTTCPYCGTGCGFNLVVVDKKVVGVQPWQRNPVNEGKLCPKGNYAWEFINAPDRLTKPLIKKDGKFVEASWDEAYKLIAEKFKSYKGEEMACLASARVSNEENYLMQKFARAVLKTPNIDHCARLCHASTVVGLAGAFGSGAMTQSIADIAESKCLLVIGTNTFEQHPLIGRRIMQARANGAKVIYADPRLTPTGKQADLFLQFYSGTDVALLNCFMQLILKNGWENKDFVKNRTKD